In one window of Maribacter sp. BPC-D8 DNA:
- the recG gene encoding ATP-dependent DNA helicase RecG, whose amino-acid sequence MNANFLQTPVVYLKGVGPNRAETLKSELGIETCQDLLNLFPNRYIDKTQYYKISQLQRSSADVQIIGKVVHLKTVEQKKGSRLVARFKDDTGEIELVWFRGQKWLRENLKLNIPYVIFGKCNWYNGTFSMPHPEMEPLSAHEQGTKVYMQPVYPSTEKLSNKGVTNKVISKMLQQLFIEMNGKFSESLSDKLLHDLKLLPKPEALFNIHFPKSQELLAKAQFRLKFEELFYIQLQLIGKNVSRKKKIKGFPFNEVGDYFKDFYSNKLPFELTGAQKRVIKEIRADLGSNAQMNRLLQGDVGSGKTIVAVMTMLLAIDNGFQACLMAPTEILANQHYQGISELLEGTEITCALLTGSIKKSARKPIHEQLENGELNILIGTHALLEDKVKYKNLGIAIIDEQHRFGVAQRSKLWHKNEFPPHILVMTATPIPRTLAMSLYGDLDISVIDELPPGRKPIKTVHRYDANRLKVFAFIRDEIEKGRQIYVVYPLIQESEAMDYKDLMDGYESIARDFPQPKYQISIVHGQMKPADKEYEMNRFVRGETQIMVATTVIEVGVNVPNASVMIIESAERFGLSQLHQLRGRVGRGADQSFCILMTSHKLSAEAKTRLETMVATNDGFEIAEVDLKLRGPGDIMGTQQSGLLNLKIADIVKDNDILKSARYYALQLLKEDPSLSKPENLIIRHMYAQLVKHKNIWTYIS is encoded by the coding sequence ATGAACGCAAACTTCTTGCAAACTCCTGTTGTATATCTTAAAGGTGTTGGTCCAAATAGGGCTGAAACCTTAAAGTCCGAATTGGGGATAGAAACCTGTCAAGATTTGCTGAATCTTTTCCCCAATCGATATATCGATAAAACCCAATATTATAAAATAAGTCAGCTACAACGTAGCAGTGCCGATGTTCAAATAATTGGTAAAGTAGTTCACTTAAAAACAGTTGAACAAAAGAAGGGTTCGCGTTTAGTAGCCCGTTTTAAAGATGATACCGGTGAAATAGAATTGGTTTGGTTTAGGGGACAAAAATGGTTGCGAGAAAATCTTAAACTGAACATACCTTATGTAATCTTCGGAAAATGTAATTGGTATAATGGCACATTTTCAATGCCACACCCAGAAATGGAACCCTTGTCTGCACATGAACAAGGCACAAAAGTGTATATGCAACCCGTATACCCATCTACCGAAAAACTAAGTAATAAAGGCGTAACAAATAAGGTAATCAGTAAAATGTTGCAACAGCTTTTTATTGAGATGAACGGTAAATTTTCTGAAAGCCTCTCGGATAAATTACTGCATGACTTAAAGTTACTACCAAAACCGGAAGCATTATTCAATATACATTTCCCTAAAAGTCAAGAGTTATTGGCGAAAGCACAATTCCGCTTAAAGTTTGAAGAGTTATTCTATATTCAACTTCAGCTGATAGGTAAAAATGTATCTCGAAAGAAAAAAATTAAAGGCTTTCCTTTCAATGAAGTGGGTGACTATTTTAAAGATTTTTACTCTAATAAATTACCTTTTGAGCTTACCGGAGCACAGAAGCGAGTAATTAAAGAAATTCGTGCAGACCTTGGTAGCAATGCTCAAATGAACCGTTTACTGCAGGGTGATGTAGGATCGGGTAAAACCATTGTTGCCGTAATGACGATGCTTTTGGCTATTGATAACGGATTTCAAGCTTGCTTAATGGCTCCCACAGAAATTCTTGCCAATCAGCATTATCAAGGCATTTCTGAATTGTTAGAAGGAACGGAGATTACTTGTGCATTATTAACAGGTTCCATCAAAAAATCGGCACGAAAACCTATTCATGAACAATTAGAAAACGGAGAACTAAACATCTTAATTGGTACTCATGCCCTTTTAGAAGATAAAGTAAAATACAAGAACTTAGGCATCGCTATTATTGATGAGCAGCATCGTTTTGGTGTAGCCCAACGATCTAAATTGTGGCATAAAAATGAGTTTCCGCCGCACATACTGGTAATGACGGCAACACCAATACCTAGAACATTGGCCATGAGTTTGTATGGTGATTTAGACATCTCTGTCATAGATGAATTACCACCTGGGCGTAAACCTATAAAAACTGTACACCGCTATGACGCCAATAGATTAAAGGTATTTGCATTTATACGAGACGAGATTGAAAAAGGTAGACAGATATATGTTGTCTACCCCTTAATTCAAGAATCTGAAGCCATGGACTATAAAGATCTAATGGATGGCTATGAGAGTATTGCGCGTGACTTTCCACAGCCAAAATATCAAATTTCTATTGTTCACGGGCAAATGAAACCGGCAGACAAAGAGTATGAAATGAACCGATTTGTGCGAGGAGAAACACAAATAATGGTTGCTACCACCGTTATTGAAGTTGGCGTTAACGTACCAAATGCATCTGTAATGATTATTGAAAGTGCCGAACGTTTCGGTCTTTCGCAATTGCATCAATTACGTGGTCGTGTTGGGCGCGGTGCTGATCAGAGTTTTTGTATTCTAATGACAAGCCATAAACTATCTGCAGAAGCTAAAACAAGACTAGAAACCATGGTCGCTACCAATGACGGATTCGAAATTGCAGAAGTAGATCTAAAACTACGCGGACCAGGAGATATTATGGGTACACAACAAAGCGGATTATTAAATCTAAAAATAGCCGATATTGTTAAGGATAATGACATTCTAAAATCTGCTAGATACTACGCATTACAATTACTAAAAGAAGACCCATCTTTAAGTAAACCAGAGAATCTAATTATTAGACATATGTATGCCCAGTTGGTGAAACATAAGAATATATGGACGTATATTAGTTAA
- a CDS encoding DUF3592 domain-containing protein, with translation MKNHHIFFVYIMLVSSVILLIFGGSQLYQKLKIEKSGIQTEGVITEYLSKTKSSQAIFGSKQLVYSPSFSFVTKDDFEFTLNKGNYQDFKPYEIGESVLLKYDIDEPKNVYIANQYLWKFSSLLVTIAFILFVVSIYELQTRIKN, from the coding sequence ATGAAAAACCATCATATTTTTTTCGTTTACATCATGCTAGTTAGTAGCGTGATTTTATTAATATTTGGCGGGTCGCAACTTTATCAAAAGTTGAAAATTGAAAAGTCTGGAATTCAGACAGAAGGTGTAATTACTGAATATCTTTCAAAAACAAAAAGTTCACAAGCAATTTTTGGTAGTAAACAGCTAGTATACTCACCTTCATTTTCATTTGTTACAAAAGATGATTTTGAGTTTACCTTAAACAAGGGTAATTATCAAGATTTTAAACCTTATGAAATAGGAGAAAGTGTACTTTTAAAATATGATATTGATGAGCCCAAAAATGTTTATATAGCTAATCAGTATCTATGGAAATTTAGTTCATTACTTGTCACGATAGCTTTTATATTGTTCGTTGTTTCAATTTATGAACTTCAGACACGAATTAAAAATTAG
- the leuC gene encoding 3-isopropylmalate dehydratase large subunit: MSATKTLFDKVWDSHVVHKIQDGPDVLFIDRHMVHEVTSPVAFLGIKNRNIPVMHPEKTFATADHNTPTINQHLPVADPLSANQLRMLEENANEYGISYWGLGHAKNGIVHVVGPEYGITQPGATIVCGDSHTSTHGAFGAIAFGIGTSEVEMVLATQCIMQPKPKRMRININGKMSKGVTPKDVALFIISQLTTSGATGYFVEYAGEIFRDMSMEGRMTVCNLSIEMGARGGMIAPDEKTFEYVKDREFTPKGVNWDKAMAYWETLYTDEDAIFDKELTFDGSLIEPMITYGTNPGMGMGISNDIPMASDVQGGATTYQKSLKYMDFNEGDSMMGKSIDFVFLGSCTNGRIEDFRAFASIVKGRKKADNVTAWLVPGSHKVEAAIKEEGILDILTESGFELREPGCSACLAMNDDKVPAGKLAVSTSNRNFEGRQGPGSRTLLASPLVAAAAAVTGKVTDPRELMVELV, encoded by the coding sequence ATGAGCGCAACAAAAACATTATTTGACAAAGTGTGGGATTCCCACGTAGTACATAAAATACAAGATGGTCCAGATGTTCTGTTTATTGACAGACACATGGTACATGAAGTAACAAGTCCTGTTGCTTTCCTAGGAATTAAGAACAGAAATATACCTGTTATGCATCCTGAGAAAACATTTGCAACAGCTGACCATAACACACCAACTATTAACCAACATTTGCCGGTTGCAGATCCACTTTCTGCAAACCAGTTAAGAATGTTAGAAGAAAATGCCAATGAATATGGTATTTCTTATTGGGGACTAGGTCATGCAAAAAATGGTATTGTACACGTTGTAGGTCCTGAATACGGTATTACCCAACCAGGTGCTACTATTGTATGTGGAGATTCACATACTTCTACGCACGGTGCTTTTGGTGCAATTGCTTTCGGTATTGGTACATCTGAAGTTGAAATGGTATTGGCTACACAATGTATTATGCAGCCTAAGCCAAAGAGAATGCGTATTAATATTAATGGTAAAATGAGCAAAGGGGTTACACCTAAAGATGTTGCTTTATTTATTATTTCTCAATTAACGACTTCTGGTGCAACTGGGTATTTCGTAGAATATGCTGGTGAAATTTTTAGAGACATGAGTATGGAAGGTCGTATGACCGTTTGTAATCTAAGTATAGAAATGGGTGCCCGTGGTGGTATGATCGCTCCTGATGAAAAGACATTTGAATATGTAAAAGATCGCGAGTTTACACCTAAAGGTGTAAATTGGGATAAGGCAATGGCATATTGGGAAACATTATATACCGATGAAGATGCCATTTTCGATAAAGAATTAACTTTTGATGGTTCGTTAATTGAACCTATGATTACATATGGTACCAACCCAGGTATGGGAATGGGAATTTCTAATGATATTCCGATGGCATCTGATGTACAAGGTGGCGCCACAACCTACCAAAAATCATTGAAGTATATGGATTTCAATGAAGGTGATAGTATGATGGGTAAATCGATTGATTTCGTTTTTCTTGGTAGTTGTACCAATGGTCGTATAGAAGATTTTAGAGCTTTTGCATCTATTGTAAAAGGAAGAAAGAAAGCTGACAATGTTACGGCATGGTTGGTTCCTGGATCGCACAAAGTTGAAGCGGCCATAAAAGAAGAAGGTATACTTGATATTTTAACCGAATCTGGTTTTGAACTTCGTGAGCCTGGTTGTTCTGCTTGTTTGGCAATGAATGATGATAAAGTACCTGCTGGTAAATTAGCGGTAAGTACATCGAACAGAAACTTTGAAGGAAGACAAGGACCTGGATCAAGAACGTTATTAGCTAGTCCGTTAGTTGCTGCTGCAGCTGCCGTTACCGGTAAAGTAACCGATCCAAGAGAATTAATGGTTGAACTTGTATAA
- the leuD gene encoding 3-isopropylmalate dehydratase small subunit has product MAYDKFDILTSTAVPLPIENVDTDQIIPARFLKATERVGFGDNLFRDWRYNQDNTLKEDFVLNQDKFSGKILVGGKNFGSGSSREHAAWAVYDYGFRCVVSSFFADIFRGNCLNIGVLPVQVSAEFLQKIFDATEADPSTELEISLPEQKITLLTTGESESFDINGYKKNNMLNGFDDIDYLLNIKKDIETFAESTPL; this is encoded by the coding sequence ATGGCATACGATAAATTCGACATATTAACTTCAACTGCGGTTCCTTTACCAATAGAAAACGTAGATACAGATCAAATTATACCTGCACGATTTTTAAAGGCGACAGAGCGTGTTGGTTTTGGCGACAACCTTTTTAGAGATTGGCGTTACAACCAAGACAATACTTTAAAAGAAGATTTTGTTTTGAACCAAGATAAGTTCAGTGGCAAAATATTAGTAGGTGGTAAAAACTTTGGTTCGGGATCATCTCGTGAGCATGCTGCTTGGGCAGTTTATGATTACGGATTTAGATGTGTAGTTTCAAGTTTCTTCGCAGATATCTTTAGAGGTAACTGTCTTAACATTGGTGTATTACCGGTACAAGTAAGTGCTGAGTTTTTACAGAAAATTTTTGATGCTACTGAAGCTGACCCTTCTACAGAATTAGAAATTAGCCTACCTGAACAAAAAATCACTTTACTAACTACAGGCGAAAGTGAATCTTTTGATATTAATGGCTATAAGAAGAACAACATGCTTAACGGTTTTGATGATATCGATTATTTATTGAACATCAAAAAAGATATTGAGACATTCGCAGAGAGTACTCCGTTATAA
- a CDS encoding alpha-isopropylmalate synthase regulatory domain-containing protein, with protein MKKRKLEIMDTTLRDGEQTSGVSFSASEKLTLAKLLLEELKVNRIEIASARVSDGELEAVQKITEWAGEKGYLERVEVLTFVDGGISLDWMQKSGAISQNLLTKGSMNHLKYQLKKTPEQHFSEIAEIFKQATERGIINNIYLEDWSNGMRNSKEYVFEFLDFLSTQNVKRILLPDTLGILTHTETYAYLSEIVEKYPNLHFDFHGHNDYDLGVANIMEAVKAGCHGLHLTVNGMGERAGNAPMASAVAVINDFLPEVEISVNETSLYKVSKLVSAFTGFTIPANKPIVGDNVFTQTAGIHADGDSKNNLYFSDLMPERFGRKRKYALGKMSGKANIQKNLQELGLTLNNEELKKVTARIIELGDKKERVTKDDLPFIISDVLDTADYKQKVFIKSYVLTHAMGLMPSTTLSVEIDGKVIEAHSQGDGQYDAFMNALKKVYLAKNIPLPKLTDYAVRIPPGSTSDALCETVITWELDGKEFTSRGLDSDQTVSAIKATEKMLNII; from the coding sequence ATGAAAAAAAGAAAGTTAGAAATAATGGATACCACCCTAAGGGATGGTGAACAAACTTCAGGCGTATCCTTTTCTGCATCAGAAAAACTGACCTTGGCAAAATTACTTTTAGAAGAACTAAAAGTAAACCGAATTGAAATTGCATCTGCTCGCGTTTCTGATGGAGAGCTTGAAGCTGTTCAGAAGATTACCGAATGGGCTGGTGAAAAAGGTTATTTAGAACGTGTAGAAGTACTAACTTTTGTAGATGGAGGTATTTCATTAGATTGGATGCAGAAATCTGGAGCGATTTCTCAAAACTTACTGACCAAAGGTTCAATGAACCATTTGAAGTATCAGTTAAAGAAAACTCCCGAGCAACATTTTTCTGAAATCGCCGAAATTTTTAAACAAGCCACTGAAAGGGGTATTATTAATAATATCTATTTGGAGGATTGGAGTAACGGAATGCGAAATTCAAAAGAATATGTTTTTGAGTTTCTAGATTTTCTATCCACTCAGAATGTAAAGAGAATATTACTGCCAGATACATTAGGCATTTTAACGCACACCGAAACGTATGCGTATTTGTCTGAAATAGTAGAAAAATACCCAAATTTACATTTCGATTTTCACGGACATAATGATTACGACTTAGGCGTAGCGAATATTATGGAAGCTGTAAAAGCTGGCTGCCATGGTTTACACCTTACCGTAAACGGAATGGGCGAAAGAGCTGGTAACGCACCTATGGCAAGTGCCGTAGCTGTTATTAATGATTTTCTGCCAGAAGTAGAGATTAGTGTAAACGAGACCTCTTTATATAAAGTAAGTAAGTTGGTATCTGCCTTTACAGGGTTTACCATACCAGCTAACAAACCTATTGTTGGAGATAATGTATTTACCCAAACTGCCGGTATACATGCCGATGGCGATAGTAAAAACAACTTATACTTTAGTGACCTAATGCCTGAACGTTTTGGAAGAAAACGTAAGTATGCATTAGGTAAAATGTCGGGCAAAGCGAATATTCAAAAAAACCTGCAAGAACTTGGCTTAACATTAAACAATGAAGAGCTAAAAAAAGTTACCGCTCGTATTATTGAGTTAGGAGATAAAAAAGAACGCGTTACAAAAGATGACCTTCCTTTTATTATTTCTGATGTTTTAGATACTGCAGATTATAAGCAGAAGGTATTTATAAAATCGTACGTACTTACTCATGCCATGGGATTAATGCCTTCCACTACCCTATCTGTAGAAATAGATGGAAAAGTTATTGAGGCACATTCGCAAGGCGACGGACAGTATGATGCTTTTATGAATGCTCTTAAAAAAGTGTACTTGGCAAAGAATATTCCGTTACCAAAATTGACCGATTATGCAGTGAGAATACCACCAGGAAGTACATCTGATGCATTATGCGAAACGGTTATTACTTGGGAATTGGATGGAAAGGAATTTACATCAAGAGGTTTAGATTCTGACCAAACAGTTAGCGCTATTAAAGCTACCGAGAAGATGTTGAATATTATTTAG
- the leuB gene encoding 3-isopropylmalate dehydrogenase has protein sequence MKLNIALLAGDGIGPEVIDQAVKVCDAIAKKYEHHITWKPALTGAAAIDAVGEPYPDETHEICANADAVLFGAIGHPRFDNDPSAKVRPEQGLLKMRQKLGLFANVRPTFTFPSLIDKSPLKRERIEGTDLIILRELTGGIYFGERGRKDDGNTAFDTMTYQRFEIERLAKKGFDFAMKRSKKLCCVDKANVLESSRLWRETVQAMEKDYPEVEVSYEFIDAVAMRLIQWPKGYDVIITANLFGDILTDEASVIAGSMGLMPSSSVGSKVSLYEPIHGSYPQAAGKDIANPLATVLSAAMLFEDMNMTEEAEEIRRVVNKSLAEGYVTEDLADGGKSYKTSEVGDWLASNI, from the coding sequence ATGAAATTAAATATTGCCTTATTAGCCGGTGATGGTATCGGACCTGAAGTAATTGATCAAGCAGTAAAAGTATGTGATGCAATTGCTAAAAAGTACGAACATCATATTACTTGGAAACCAGCTTTAACTGGTGCCGCTGCAATTGATGCTGTCGGAGAACCTTACCCAGATGAAACACATGAAATTTGTGCCAATGCCGATGCAGTTCTTTTTGGTGCTATAGGTCATCCGCGCTTTGATAATGATCCATCTGCAAAAGTTCGTCCGGAGCAGGGATTGTTGAAAATGAGACAAAAATTAGGTTTGTTTGCCAACGTAAGACCAACATTTACATTCCCATCACTTATCGATAAATCTCCTTTAAAAAGAGAACGTATTGAAGGTACCGATTTAATTATCTTAAGAGAATTAACTGGTGGCATCTATTTTGGTGAGCGTGGAAGAAAAGATGACGGTAATACGGCATTTGATACTATGACCTACCAACGTTTTGAAATCGAAAGATTAGCTAAAAAAGGCTTTGATTTTGCAATGAAGCGTTCTAAAAAATTATGTTGTGTTGATAAAGCCAACGTATTGGAATCTTCTAGACTTTGGAGAGAGACCGTACAAGCGATGGAAAAAGATTATCCAGAAGTGGAAGTATCTTATGAGTTTATCGATGCAGTTGCCATGCGTTTAATTCAATGGCCAAAAGGGTATGATGTAATTATTACAGCCAACTTATTCGGAGATATTTTAACCGATGAGGCTTCTGTAATTGCAGGTTCTATGGGACTTATGCCTTCATCTTCTGTTGGTAGCAAAGTATCTTTATACGAGCCAATACACGGTTCTTACCCACAAGCTGCTGGTAAAGACATCGCTAATCCACTAGCTACAGTACTTTCTGCAGCAATGCTTTTTGAAGACATGAATATGACAGAAGAAGCGGAGGAAATTAGACGTGTAGTAAACAAATCTTTAGCTGAAGGATATGTTACCGAAGATCTTGCCGATGGTGGTAAAAGTTATAAAACAAGTGAAGTTGGCGATTGGTTAGCTAGCAACATTTAA
- a CDS encoding serine hydrolase domain-containing protein, with protein MLRTKLFLGAIIMVLLLFVLTASSFKPEHSKAIIADPNPVKTLAEKREIKLYNIRQKALNDALTDYFNKAIASGDIVGAGVSIVSGDSVILSDGYGKRSFNGKETVDGETLFRLGSISKGFTGILAANLESEGKLHFNDKVADYLPNFHFGNQQNTQKIEVAHLLSHTTGTPYHSYTDLVEAGYTMSSISEKFDKINPIAAPGAQYSYQNAMFSVAQEVMLKATGKDIQTLLTDKFFAPLGMNSVSMDHKTLMSNENIALPHIRRGHSFRTVLPRDNYYNAIAAGGINANSTDMAKWMRFLLGHNPDVMSKAAMAQVFKPFVELNGHRKYYQKWPGHVKSGYGFGWRIHTIKENEKAAEETIWHHGGSVNNYRNEIALFPDSDLGICVLINGPSKLVKTVIPDLRAIVKSIYQQEIAIATSI; from the coding sequence GTGTTACGTACCAAACTATTTCTTGGAGCCATAATAATGGTTCTACTACTATTTGTTCTTACGGCTTCTTCATTTAAGCCAGAACACTCTAAAGCGATTATCGCTGATCCTAACCCTGTTAAAACTCTTGCAGAGAAAAGGGAGATTAAACTCTATAACATTCGTCAAAAAGCATTGAACGATGCTTTAACTGATTATTTTAATAAAGCTATTGCCTCGGGTGATATTGTTGGGGCAGGAGTAAGTATTGTTAGTGGAGATTCTGTTATTCTTTCTGATGGATATGGTAAAAGAAGTTTCAACGGTAAAGAAACTGTTGACGGAGAAACCTTGTTTAGATTAGGTTCTATCTCAAAAGGATTTACAGGAATTTTAGCTGCTAACTTAGAAAGTGAAGGTAAATTACACTTTAATGATAAAGTGGCTGATTATTTGCCAAACTTCCATTTTGGAAATCAACAGAATACACAGAAAATTGAAGTAGCTCATTTACTTTCTCATACTACAGGAACTCCGTATCACAGTTATACAGATTTAGTAGAGGCTGGTTACACCATGTCATCTATTAGTGAGAAGTTCGATAAAATAAACCCAATTGCAGCACCTGGTGCACAATATAGTTATCAAAATGCAATGTTTTCTGTAGCACAAGAAGTGATGTTAAAAGCTACGGGAAAAGATATACAAACGCTATTAACGGATAAATTCTTTGCTCCGCTAGGTATGAATTCCGTTTCTATGGATCATAAAACATTGATGAGCAATGAGAATATTGCTTTGCCTCATATTAGAAGAGGACATAGTTTTAGAACTGTTTTACCAAGAGATAATTATTATAACGCAATTGCGGCTGGTGGAATTAATGCCAATTCTACGGATATGGCAAAGTGGATGCGTTTCTTATTAGGTCACAATCCTGATGTGATGTCTAAAGCTGCTATGGCACAAGTATTCAAACCTTTTGTAGAATTAAATGGACATCGCAAATATTATCAAAAATGGCCGGGACATGTGAAATCTGGTTACGGATTCGGATGGAGAATACATACCATAAAAGAGAACGAAAAGGCAGCCGAAGAAACAATCTGGCATCATGGTGGTAGTGTAAACAACTACAGAAATGAAATTGCACTTTTTCCAGATTCTGATTTAGGAATTTGCGTGTTGATTAACGGACCATCGAAATTGGTGAAAACCGTAATTCCTGATCTACGAGCAATAGTAAAGAGCATTTATCAGCAAGAAATAGCAATAGCGACAAGTATATAA
- a CDS encoding MFS transporter, with product MDTIKSNKKALFALAIGGFGIGLTEFVIMGILTEVSGSLGITIPQAGHFIAAYALGVVVGAPLLTGLGSKLTPKKMLFLLMIWFTVFNTLSGLATGYNSLLFLRFLSGIPHGAFFGIGAVVATKLAKKGKEAQSIAIMFSGLTVANVIGVPIGTYLGQQFSWSVSFYLVGFVGLLALGSIYLWMPKIGVDKTEEKVSVMKGLKNTELWAMIALTTIGTGGFFAWYSYVAPLITDVAGLPSYVVGYAMMLAGLGMVVGNFLGAKMADWFSPLKAVMISLSVMGAVLIVNMLIATNPYLLMAMTFLIGVISFTVSAPIQMAIIKTSKGSEMLGSSMNQSAFNMGNASGAYLAGLPIAFGYGIVYTSLVGAVLAFSGVLIAVAILIVRKRKEIKHKKMAMSC from the coding sequence ATGGATACTATAAAATCAAATAAGAAAGCACTATTTGCTTTGGCTATTGGAGGTTTCGGTATTGGACTTACCGAGTTTGTTATTATGGGAATTCTGACAGAAGTTTCAGGTTCTTTAGGTATTACAATTCCGCAAGCGGGTCACTTTATTGCAGCCTATGCATTAGGTGTAGTAGTGGGCGCGCCATTATTAACAGGTTTAGGGTCAAAACTTACGCCTAAGAAAATGCTGTTCCTTTTAATGATATGGTTCACGGTATTCAATACCTTATCTGGTCTTGCTACTGGTTATAACAGTTTGTTGTTTTTGAGATTTCTATCGGGTATACCACACGGTGCATTTTTTGGAATTGGTGCTGTAGTTGCGACAAAGTTGGCAAAGAAAGGGAAAGAAGCACAGTCAATTGCGATAATGTTCTCGGGTCTTACGGTTGCAAATGTAATTGGTGTTCCCATCGGCACTTATTTAGGTCAACAATTTAGTTGGAGCGTTTCTTTTTACTTAGTAGGTTTTGTTGGGTTATTGGCATTAGGCAGTATTTATTTGTGGATGCCAAAAATTGGAGTAGATAAAACTGAAGAAAAAGTATCGGTTATGAAAGGACTGAAAAACACCGAGCTTTGGGCGATGATTGCATTAACTACTATTGGTACTGGAGGATTTTTTGCTTGGTACAGTTATGTAGCTCCATTAATTACTGATGTAGCTGGTTTGCCAAGCTATGTTGTAGGGTATGCAATGATGTTAGCTGGTTTAGGTATGGTTGTAGGTAACTTTTTAGGAGCTAAAATGGCAGATTGGTTTTCTCCATTGAAAGCGGTAATGATTAGTTTATCTGTTATGGGCGCAGTTTTAATAGTGAACATGTTAATCGCTACTAACCCGTATTTATTAATGGCAATGACTTTTTTAATAGGGGTAATTTCTTTTACAGTTTCTGCACCTATACAAATGGCAATTATAAAAACATCAAAAGGGTCAGAAATGCTCGGATCTTCTATGAACCAAAGTGCATTTAATATGGGTAATGCTTCAGGTGCCTATTTAGCTGGTCTACCAATCGCATTCGGTTATGGTATTGTGTACACCAGTTTAGTAGGTGCTGTATTGGCATTTTCGGGTGTATTGATAGCAGTTGCGATTTTGATAGTAAGAAAGAGAAAAGAAATTAAACACAAAAAAATGGCGATGAGCTGTTAA